From a region of the Gossypium raimondii isolate GPD5lz chromosome 10, ASM2569854v1, whole genome shotgun sequence genome:
- the LOC105777344 gene encoding protein RDM1 isoform X1: MQRNCNLHSLSLSVNKRNFGVNIMKRALPWSDQVDVISSDESSSSSSSSSSYSSFDVEVQVNDETKNVAVDQPPKELSSDGLLIRKAEIYQEYMKQLPIPTQRGSVIPFTTWMGLGRSIKQLYGQPLHYLTNILLKQWDHSRVGSEDEHRPLDIIVHPCKAEATVWLVEELHRQTSSHHHMAKLWQSDPMHHAFIDSIFPQL; encoded by the exons ATGCAAAGGAACTGCAACTTACATTCCCTTTCTCTCTCTGTTAACAAGAGAAATTTCGG TGTGAACATCATGAAGCGGGCATTGCCATGGAGTGACCAGGTTGATGTAATTTCATCAGATgaatcttcatcatcatcatcatcatcatcatcatattcTTCTTTCGATGTCGAGGTTCAGGTCAATGATGAAACCAAAAATGTCGCAGTTGATCAACCTCCTAAAGAATTATCCTCTGATg GCTTGTTGATCAGAAAGGCTGAAATTTATCAGGAATATATGAAGCAATTACCAATTCCGACACAACGGGGTTCTGTTATTCCGTTTACCACATGGATGGGATTAGGCAGATCCATCAAACAATTATATGGGCAGCCTTTGCATTACCTCACTAACATTCTCCTAAAACAGTGGGATCATTCAAGAGTCGGCAGTGAGGACGAGCATAGGCCCCTTGACATCATCGTTCATCCTTGCAAAGCTGAAGCCACTGTCTGGCTCGTTGAAGAACTTCATCGACAGACCTCATCACATCATCACATGGCCAAACTGTGGCAGTCAGATCCAATGCACCATGCTTTCATCGATTCCATTTTCCCTCAATTGTGA
- the LOC105777344 gene encoding protein RDM1 isoform X2: MKRALPWSDQVDVISSDESSSSSSSSSSYSSFDVEVQVNDETKNVAVDQPPKELSSDGLLIRKAEIYQEYMKQLPIPTQRGSVIPFTTWMGLGRSIKQLYGQPLHYLTNILLKQWDHSRVGSEDEHRPLDIIVHPCKAEATVWLVEELHRQTSSHHHMAKLWQSDPMHHAFIDSIFPQL, encoded by the exons ATGAAGCGGGCATTGCCATGGAGTGACCAGGTTGATGTAATTTCATCAGATgaatcttcatcatcatcatcatcatcatcatcatattcTTCTTTCGATGTCGAGGTTCAGGTCAATGATGAAACCAAAAATGTCGCAGTTGATCAACCTCCTAAAGAATTATCCTCTGATg GCTTGTTGATCAGAAAGGCTGAAATTTATCAGGAATATATGAAGCAATTACCAATTCCGACACAACGGGGTTCTGTTATTCCGTTTACCACATGGATGGGATTAGGCAGATCCATCAAACAATTATATGGGCAGCCTTTGCATTACCTCACTAACATTCTCCTAAAACAGTGGGATCATTCAAGAGTCGGCAGTGAGGACGAGCATAGGCCCCTTGACATCATCGTTCATCCTTGCAAAGCTGAAGCCACTGTCTGGCTCGTTGAAGAACTTCATCGACAGACCTCATCACATCATCACATGGCCAAACTGTGGCAGTCAGATCCAATGCACCATGCTTTCATCGATTCCATTTTCCCTCAATTGTGA
- the LOC105777343 gene encoding pentatricopeptide repeat-containing protein At3g22690, translating into MAATSLSPVITSQALKDLTNQTLPKTNDSSPTGSLKDCRNLTELRKLHCQIAKQGLIHRPSTVAKLISTCTALGTFESLVYAKNILNQFRYDNQNDGTLFMYNSLIRGYSSIGLGKEAIRVYLEMLSLGILPDKYTFPYLLSACTKISATAEGFQVHGSVIKMGFQGDMFTLNSLIHFYADCGEIVMGQKVFDEMIDRNVVSWTSLICGYARSGLAKEAVELFFEMVEEGTRPNSVTMVCVISACAKLRDLELGERVRGYISSLGVKVNTLMVNSLVDMYMKCGAFDTAKRLFDECEQKNLVVCNTIMSNYVHSGMVREALFILEEMLRQRLVPDRVSILSTISVSAQLGSIFLGKCCHAYVLRNGLEGWDSISNALIDMYMKCGKQEVAFAVFHRMANKTVVSWNSVMAGYIRNGDLSSAWEVFNNMPESDLVSWNTIISALVQESMFEQAIELFRTMQNEGIKADRVTMVSIASACGYLGALDLAKWIHAYIKMNKIPCDIRLSTALVDMFARCGDPSTAMKIFNNIENRDVSAWTAAIGAMAMEGNGNQAIELFNKMLRQGVKPDGVVFVGLLTACSHGGLVQQGRDIFKSMTSVHKISPQIVHYGCMVDLLGRAGFLEEALDLIKLMPMEPNDVIWGSLLAACRMHRNIDMAGYATERMKELASDRTGIQVLLSNIYASAGKWTDVAKVRRQLKEKGARKVPGSSSIEVNGQIHEFTSGDESHPEMMHIAAMLDEMHCRVEAAGHAPDLSNVLLNVDEEEKEYVLSRHSEKLAIAFGLISTDQGTSIRVVKNLRICSDCHSFAKLVSKTYNREIIVRDNNRFHFFQRGVCSCNDYW; encoded by the coding sequence ATGGCGGCAACCTCTCTGTCTCCTGTAATAACTTCTCAAGCCTTAAAAGATCTCACAAACCAAACCCTACCCAAAACCAATGACTCCTCTCCGACTGGTTCTTTGAAAGATTGCAGAAACCTGACTGAACTCAGAAAACTGCACTGTCAAATCGCTAAGCAAGGACTAATTCACCGTCCCTCTACTGTAGCGAAGCTTATCTCAACATGTACTGCATTGGGTACTTTTGAGAGCTTAGTTTATgctaaaaatatcttaaatcaATTTAGATACGATAATCAAAATGATGGTACTTTGTTTATGTACAATTCACTGATTAGAGGTTATTCTTCTATTGGTCTTGGCAAGGAAGCTATCCGGGTGTATCTTGAAATGCTGAGTCTGGGCATTTTGCCTGATAAATACACGTTCCCCTACTTACTAAGTGCGTGCACAAAAATTTCAGCGACTGCTGAGGGTTTTCAGGTTCATGGATCGGTTATAAAAATGGGTTTTCAAGGAGATATGTTTACATTGAATTCTTTGATTCACTTCTATGCAGACTGTGGGGAAATTGTGATGGGACAAAAGGTGTTCGATGAAATGATTGACAGAAATGTTGTATCTTGGACCAGTTTGATTTGTGGTTATGCAAGGTCTGGTTTGGCTAAGGAGGCTGTTGAATTGTTTTTTGAGATGGTGGAGGAAGGTACTAGGCCGAATTCAGTTACGATGGTTTGTGTAATTTCTGCCTGTGCAAAGTTGAGGGATCTTGAATTGGGTGAGAGAGTGCGTGGATATATTAGTAGCTTGGGAGTGAAAGTTAATACTTTAATGGTGAATTCGCTTGTggatatgtatatgaaatgcGGTGCTTTTGATACTGCAAAGCGGCTGTTTGATGAATGTGAACAGAAAAATTTGGTTGTTTGCAATACAATAATGTCAAATTATGTGCATTCCGGGATGGTGAGGGAAGCACTCTTTATCTTGGAGGAAATGCTGAGACAGAGGCTGGTGCCTGATAGGGTTTCTATATTATCTACAATCTCAGTATCTGCGCAACTAGGCAGCatttttttgggaaaatgtTGTCATGCTTATGTTTTGAGGAATGGACTTGAAGGTTGGGATAGTATTTCAAATGCTCTAATTGACATGTACATGAAGTGTGGTAAACAGGAAGTGGCATTTGCGGTTTTTCATCGCATGGCTAACAAGACAGTTGTATCATGGAATTCGGTAATGGCTGGTTATATTAGAAATGGTGATCTCAGTTCAGCTTGGGAAGTTTTCAACAATATGCCAGAGAGTGATCTTGTGTCTTGGAACACTATAATCAGTGCTTTGGTACAAGAGAGCATGTTCGAACAAGCCATTGAACTTTTTCGAACAATGCAAAATGAAGGAATAAAAGCAGATAGGGTGACTATGGTGAGTATTGCATCTGCCTGTGGATATTTAGGAGCACTTGATCTTGCCAAGTGGATCCATGCTTAtatcaaaatgaacaaaattccCTGTGACATTCGTCTAAGTACAGCTTTAGTTGATATGTTCGCTAGGTGTGGTGATCCTTCAACTGCAATGAAGATCTTCAATAACATAGAAAACAGAGATGTGTCGGCTTGGACTGCTGCCATTGGAGCAATGGCTATGGAGGGAAACGGCAATCAAGCTATTGAGCTTTTCAACAAGATGCTTCGACAAGGAGTCAAACCTGATGGAGTAGTATTTGTGGGGTTGCTAACAGCCTGCAGCCATGGAGGGTTAGTCCAGCAAGGGCGAGATATTTTCAAGTCGATGACGTCAGTCCACAAAATCTCTCCCCAAATTGTGCACTATGGGTGTATGGTTGATCTGCTAGGCCGTGCTGGATTCTTGGAAGAAGCTCTAGATCTCATAAAATTAATGCCAATGGAGCCTAATGATGTAATTTGGGGGTCTCTTTTAGCAGCATGCAGGATGCACAGAAATATTGATATGGCAGGATATGCAACTGAAAGGATGAAAGAATTAGCTTCTGACAGAACTGGTATCCAGGTGCTTCTGTCTAACATATATGCCTCTGCTGGGAAATGGACTGATGTTGCAAAGGTGAGGCGGCAGTTGAAAGAGAAGGGGGCTCGAAAAGTGCCTGGATCAAGCTCAATAGAGGTAAATGGACAAATTCATGAGTTCACTTCGGGTGATGAATCCCATCCAGAAATGATGCACATAGCTGCAATGCTAGATGAAATGCACTGCAGAGTGGAGGCTGCTGGACATGCTCCAGATCTTAGTAATGTTCTACTTAATGTTGACGAGGAGGAGAAAGAATACGTACTTAGTAGACATAGTGAAAAACTAGCAATTGCATTTGGGCTAATCAGCACCGATCAGGGCACATCGATCCGGGTTGTTAAGAATCTTCGAATCTGTTCTGACTGCCATTCATTTGCCAAATTGGTGTCAAAAACGTATAACAGAGAGATTATTGTCCGAGATAATAACAGATTTCATTTCTTTCAGAGAGGGGTCTGTTCTTGTAACGACTATTGGTGA